CCCCGCGAACAAGGCCGGCGCCGCCTCGTCGTTCTCGTCCTCGAGGACGCCGTCCTCGTCCAGGGCGATCAGCTTGGTGAAGCCCGCCGCCTCGGCGAACTCGACCACCAGGTGGCGCTCGCCGCCGCTCGAGTAGGTGCCCATGCCGCCCTGGTCACCGGCCAGATAGGGGCAGCGCCCGGAGGCCTCGCACCACACCCAGGCGCCCGCGCCGATGTCCACCACGCCGCGGCCGCCGGGGCGCCGCGCCGAGATGCTCACGGAGCCGACGAAGGGCTCGCCCTCCTCGAAGACCGCGACCCAGAGCCACTCTCCCCGGTAGACCTCGAAGAGCGACGGCTGGGTCTGACAGGCGCTCAGCGCCAACAGCAAAGCGGCAAAAGATAGAAGTAAAGCTCGTCGCATCCGTTCCTTCCGGCTCACCCTCTGGGCCCAGCCTTATTCACGTCAATCCTAACAAAAACCTGGGCGGGCCCCGACGCAGCGAACACAGGCAGCAAAGCAGACAAGGAGCCCTCAGGCGAACCTGAGGGCTCCTTAGATAGGACCTCGGGGGGCGAAGGCCGTATCCGCAGGGCTGCGAGAAGATGAAGAGAACGACGCTTGCCCTAGTGATCGAAGTCTATGGGAGGGATGTTACAGAATTCTGACTGGCAGGGGCCGGGGGTCAGGCAGGGGTCGGGGGTCGGGGGCTAGGATTCCGGCTCCTGTGTTTCCTTGCGCCCACCCCTCGAGACCGCGCTATACTGGTCCCATGCAGCTAGCCCGCTTTCCCCGCCGGCGCTATACCCCCGGCCCCACCCCGCTCGAGCCCCTCCCTCACCTGAGCAGGCACCTGGGCACCAATGTCTACGTCAAGCGCGACGACCTTCTGGGCCTCAGCGCCGGCGGCAACAAGACGCGCAAGCTCGAGTTCCTGGTCGCCGACGCGCTCGAGGAGGGCGCGGACACGCTTGTTACCGTCGGCGCGGTGCAGTCCAACCACTGCCGCCTGACCCTCGCCGCGGCGGTCAAGGAAGGGCTCAAGTGCCGCCTCGTCCTGGAGGAGCGGGTGCCGGGCTCCTACCGCGCGGACGCCAGCGGCAACAACTTTCTCTTCGGCCTCCTGGGCGTCGAGAGGATCAAGGTCGTCAACCTGGGCGAGGACCTTGACGCCGCCATGCGGGAGATAGCCGACGAGCTGGCGCAAGAGGGCCGCAAGGGTTACCTCATCCCCGGCGGCGGCTCCAATGCGCTGGGCGCGCTCGGCTACGTGGCCTGCGCCGAGGAGATTCTCTTTCAGACCTTCGAACTGGGCCTCAGGCTC
This genomic interval from Deinococcota bacterium contains the following:
- a CDS encoding D-cysteine desulfhydrase; amino-acid sequence: MQLARFPRRRYTPGPTPLEPLPHLSRHLGTNVYVKRDDLLGLSAGGNKTRKLEFLVADALEEGADTLVTVGAVQSNHCRLTLAAAVKEGLKCRLVLEERVPGSYRADASGNNFLFGLLGVERIKVVNLGEDLDAAMREIADELAQEGRKGYLIPGGGSNALGALGYVACAEEILFQTFELGLRLDHLVCASGSAGTHAGLLVGMTGSHAQLPITGINVRRPREEQEANVHALAQRTSDLLGLPHGIPPEDVVALDDWVGPGYSLPTDEMVHAVRLLARLEGILLDPVYTGKAMAGLIGLAERGAFKRDDNVLFLHTGGSPALYAYQGVLSD